The DNA region AATTCTGGTGATAGGGCTGGTGGTTTGGACGTTCTATGCAGCCATGCGAGGACATCGTGCCCGACGTGCGGTTGTGGCATCTGCAATTCTGCTGGTGACGGAAGCATTGCTTGGGGCAGTGCTGGTGCTGGGCAAGTTTGTCGGGAATAACATCTCGACCGCGCGAGTGGTAATGCAGTCAATCCACTTCACCAATACTCTGCTGTTCCTGGGGTCACTGGCGTTGACGGCATGGTGGCTGGGCGATGCAGATGACTCCGCTGGGCAGAACCATGCGATGGAATCAAATAGTAAGGACCGATCATTGTTCTGGCCTGCGTGGGTGACGATCATCGCAACAATTGTGGTGGGCGCCACTGGATCTGTCGCAGCTCTGGCAGATACGCTGTTTCCTTCCCCCAGCCTGCTGGCGGGCTTCGCTTCTGACTTCGCTCAAAACTCACCGCTGCTGGTTCGGATGCGGTGGGTGCATCCTGCTGCCGCGCTTATAGGATTTTTTTGTGTGATCTGGCTGGTGATGAAGGTGAGGTCTCGGCTGGCCTGGATTGTGGCGGGATTGCTATGCTTGCAGTTTGTCCTTGGAATTGCGGATGTTCTGCTGCTAGCCCCCACGTGGATACAGATTGTCCATCTGCTGGGCGCAGATCTTTATTGGGTGGCGCTCGTCTGTCTTGCTGCCGAAGCGCTTTGGGGAGCAAGGAACAAAGTTTTCAGTGCCTGAAACAATATAAGGACGGCCTCGTTGATTCTGCAAATGGAGAACGGCGCAACCCAATTGGGCTGCGCCGTTCTCCATTTATGCGCGAATTAAAGCCATTACTGTTGGGTGGTGCGATCCCTATCCGTGCGTGTCTCTCGCGGTGTATCAGGATCCATCTTGCGGTGGACCTTTTTCACCCCATGTTTGGTCTTGTGATACGCCTTTTTCGTTCCCTGCTTGACACCGTGGCCGGTGTCTCTCGCTGCATCCTTGGTTTCGTGACCAGCGTCCCTCATGCTCTGCTTTGCTCCGCTATCATTCTGCGCAAGGGCGAAGCCGGATGATACGCCCATAGCAAGTGAGACTGACAGGATGGTGGTTCCCAATCTGTAAAAGCGCATTATTATCTCCCAGCGGGCGTAAATATGACCCGACAGAAGGTAGATTCGGATTTTGGGTCACGAGTTGTAACAGAGAACAGACGACCCTGCCCTAGCCGGCAGGGAAGACGGCGAAGTAAAACGATTTAGTAAAGAAAATAGGGCGAACTGCGCCGTATTTAAATACTGGAAGCTCCTGAATTTAATCCTGTATAGTTGCTACGAACGGAAATTACCGGAATACGCTTACTGGAAGGTTTTGCCGCTGCCAGAAATTCGTTCCGCGACCTCCGACAGATACAAAAAGCTCTAACTGAGAGGGTGTGGACGCTCCCTGCCGTTGGCATGGACTGTTCGCCTGGGGTTTTGACTGATGCAGGTTTTTGCTGCGCTGCTGATGATGAAGGGGCAAATGACCAAGCTTGCCCCGGTGGACATCCTGATTCTGGCGTTGTACTTCGCGCTGGTCGTATTCATCGGCTTTTACGCGAAGGGCAAGGCGAACACCAGCGAGGACTTCTTCCTGGCCGGACGCGAGATGACGGCCTGGATCGCGGGGCTGAGCTTCGTGTCGGCCAACCTGGGATCGCTGGAACTGATGGGCTGGGCAGGTGCGGCGTACCAGTACGGCATTCTTGCTATGCACTGGTACTGGATCGGTGCGATTCCTGCGATGCTATTTCTCGGCATCGTGATGATGCCGTTCTATTACATCTCGAAGACACATTCGGTACCCGGTTATCTGCAACTGCGGTTCGGTGAGCCAGCCCGCGGGTTGTCGGCGATCTCGTTCGGCATCATGACGATTCTGATGAGCGGCGTGAACATGTATGCCATGGCCGTGGTGATGCAAACGGTTCTTGGCTGGAACATCAGCTTCAGCATCTGGGTGGGCGCGGCCACGGTGGCGCTCTATGTGATGCTGGGCGGCTTGCGGTCGGCCATCATCAATGAGGTCTTGCAGTTTGTGCTGATCTGGGCGGGCGCGGCGATGATCCCCATCCTTGGGCTGATCGAGGCCGGTGGATGGACGAACCTTAAAGCGCAGATTGCCGTGAACGTAGGCCGCAGCGACTATACGCATCTGTGGAGCACGCTGGGTCATTTCAAAGACAACCCCATGGGCGTGCATTGGACCGGGATCGTCTTTGGGCTGGGATTCGTCATTAGTTTCGGATATTGGACAACCGACTTTCTCGTCGTCCAGCGTGTACTGAGTGCGAATAATCTGCGCGCAGCAAAGATGGCTCCGGTTATCGGAGCAGCCTTTAAAATGGCGGTTCCCTTCATCGTCATCGTGCCCGGCCTGCTGGCATTGGCGGTGCTGAAAAACCCCGACGGCAGCGTGATGCACCTGGTGCCCGCCAGCATTGCCCAGGTCACCGGACAACATAGCTACGACGACGTACTTCCGCTGATGCTGATCCGCTACTGTGGACCGGGCCTGCTGGGATTAGGCATTACCGCGTTGGTCGCCGGATTTATGAGCGGCATGGCGGGCAATGTCAGCGCATTCTCGACGGTGTGGACGTACGACATCTACGGCGCCTTCATCAACAAAAAAGCCAGTGACAAACACTACGTCGCCATGGGCCGCTGGTCGACCGTGATCGGCATGTTGGTGAGCGTTGCGACTGCTTACCTCGTCATGAACGCGGCCAGCATCATGGACTACGTTCAGGCGCTGTTTACTTTTTTCATCGCGCCGCTGTTCGGCACAGTAGTGCTCGGCATGTTGTGGAAACGGGCGACCCATGCCGGCGGCTTCTGCGGCCTATTGGCGGGAACGGTGTCTTCGATCGGCATGTTTGTCTGGACGCATAGCGATCCCGGGGCGTTGCGCTATATCGCCCTTAGCGCGGATGCGAAGCCGATGGCAGAGAACCTCTATCGCGGACTGTGGAGCTGGCTGATCTGCGTGAGTGTCACGGTGATAGTGAGTCTGGTGACCAAGCCTGTTCCAGTAGAGCAGCTTGGCGGGCTGGTCTATGGCGTTACGCCGATCCCAGATGATGGATCGAAGACGCTTTGGCAGAAGCCAATCTTTTGGGCCATCGTGGTCATCACCATCTTCTTTATTTTGAATTTGATGTTGTGGTAGGAGCTTGGCTATGAACGAAAAACGCGATGTGGAGACAGCCGAGCTGTCGATCTGGTTCTTTTGCGGAATTCTGATGCTGACCTATGGAGTGGTGCTGATTGCCACAGGAATCCTGGAGTATCACAATCCTCCGCCGAATGAACTTTTGTTGCCATGGTTGGAGTCATTGCATCCGACGCTGTGGTGGGGCATGGTGATGGCGGTATTTGGCGGAATCTACACATTCAAATTCTGGCCGAAGCACCCTCTATTTTAGGGGGCAGAGCTAGGGGAAAGCAGTTGAAGCCGCTCTTCGATCCGGACCTTTAATGAGGCATTGCTCTCGTTCACCAGCGACGTGTGGAAACGCTAAGGTAATTTAGCGGCAAAGCGTTCCCTTACATTCTTGCTGATGAACGTAGCGAGTCCCTTACTGCGTTTGGCGAGGGACTTCATTGTTTCCACTTCCTTCTTTCCAGGAATGGTGTAGTCGTAGCGATATCGCTGCTTACCCTCAAATTCGATATTGATGTGATCATCTCCAGCCTCGAATGCGACTACACCGGAAGTTCCGCTCAGGTTTTTGTAGGGCTGCATATTTGCACTCCATTCGACGGTCCAGTACCCCCTCCCCGTACTCAAGTCCTAAAGTCTTCGAACGAGAGGCTTTAGGTCTGGACCTCCTTAGGACTTGTGGAAGCTGGCTGGCACTCCTCTGGGGACACAGTGCCTTCCGGAGGCTGGCTTAAGTCAAGTTTTGCGCAATGGGTTTCGGGCTGGGTGGCTCGCTGATTTGGGTGACGCGAATTCGGCTCCGAAGCGAGGTTTGCGACGAGTGAGCAACTGGTTCGTCTTTGGCCGTGGAGGTCGCACACCTCAAGATCGAGAGTTGTGGGACATCCGGTTTCGAGTCGATTTAGCCCTTACTTCCAATCCCATATTTTGGAGATGGTGCTTCCGGAAGCGTCGACATCGTATTTGAAGGCTCCGCAGGTGTTGTTGAGGCGCTCGAGCTTCTGAGACGTTGTTTGGAAAAAGAGCATGCCGCGGTAGCTGATGGAACCGCCAGGGCCGAATGTGCCTATGCCGGTTCCGGTCCAGGTAATGGTCTCGCCATCCTGGGTCATGTTGATGCCTTGTCCCTGGCCGAGGACGGAGCCGTCGGGACGGATGACGGAGGTGTAGGTCCCCATGCCGGTGGTGGGGATACCAAGCATCTGGCCGGCGTCCTCGAAGGACACTTCTGCGGTTGGGGGGTCGATGGAGACGACCCTGCGGACTAGTCTTCTTCCTTTGGTTTCACCAATCTGTTCTCCGATCATGATTGATCTCTCTTTCGTGAGATTTGAACTATGAATCCCCGGGGTGCGTAATTGTAGTCCCAGAAGAGAGGGCTGGCGGGATTAAATCTGTTTATAGAGGTTTGGGATGCGTCGGGAGTTAGAAACCTATGGCGGCGGATTGGGATGGGAGTCGCGCTTTCGGGCGAATGCCCACTCATGCGATGAGACTGCATGAATGGGGCACCCGGCACCCGGCGGCTGGTGACTTGATAGAGTGGTTCGGTGCGGGCTTTGACGGAGGGACGATGGGAATCATCAGGACGTGTAAGAGTTGTGGGCAGAAGAACCGGACGGGCGCGGGGCATCTGGCTGATAAAGGACGGTGCGGGGCGTGCAAGGCAGACCTGGGGCCGGTGGATGAGCCTATTGCGGTGACGACGGCGGAGTTCGACGAGATTGTGCAGGGGGCGAAGGTTCCTGTGCTGGTCGACTTCTGGGCTGCGTGGTGCGGGCCCTGTCGCGCGGCTGCTCCGGAGGTGGCGCGTACGGCGAAGGATATGGCCGGGCGCGGTGTGGTGCTGAAGGTGGACACGGAGAAGGAGCAGGGACTGGCGGCGCGGTATCGCGTGCAGGGAATTCCGAACTTCATGGTCTTTGCGGGAGGAAAGGCGGTTCGGCAGCAGGCGGGGCTGGTGGGGCACGAGGTGATGGAGGGGTGGATGCGGGAGGCGGCAGGCTAAGAGCTGAGTGCTGCGCGTCGTAGATGTTCCAACGTGGGGAAGTAACCCGCTCTTCCTACTGAGAATTCCCAGGGTCTTCGAAGCGAGACTTAAATCTGGATGTTGCGTGTGACCTCCCGGGGTGCGGAGGATGATTTCAGCGTATCGGGTTCGCGCTTCGCGAGAATGCCCACTCATTCGATGAGACTGCATGAATGGGGCACCCGGCCTGGAAGCCGAATCGAGGAGGCAGAGCAGCCCATCAGAGGCCGCATTATCTCAAATCTTTATGCCATGCCAGGTAACAAATCGCTCTTTCCCAAACCGTTCGAACTGGTTCGGGATCAAATCAAATCTGCTGGCAAGCGTTTCAAACATTTCGTGCCCTGTACGACTAATCACTGGCTTCAGTTCGAATCCGTGGAACGCTTCCAGGACCTTCTCGTCTGTCATCTCGATTGGCTCGGGTACGGTGGGCGCGTGATATTCCACTTCGAAGTCAATACTTCCGCCCGGCTTCACTACGCGGTGCATCTCGGAAGCAACCTGGCCGAAGTCGTCTACATGATCGAGCGCATTGACTGAAATGACGGAATCGAAATAGGCGTCAGGATAGGGCATCCGCTCCCCGCCCATGCTGACAAACTTCGCGTCGTAATCATATAGGGGCCATCCGGCAGCCATATACATGTTCACCAGAGGGTCGAGACAATGTCGAATGCATCCGGAAAACTGAAGGATGGGAGCGAGAGGGCCGCTTCCGACTTCCAGTACGCGCTTGCCGCTGAAATGAGCTCTTTCCAGCCGCAACTCTTCACAATAACTGGGGCGCACGTGATGCAGCGTCATGACGGCATTTACCACCCAAAGATCAGATCGATTCTGCCGCTGGTTTGGTGAGGGGGGTCTGACACCCCACCAATCCCTGGTGCCATCGACGAACCAGTCCTTCAGGTGATCCAATTCACCCCGCCAATACGCGATCTCGTCTTCATATTTTCTCTTGGATCGCCACGCCGGGACTAGCTTTCTCGCCACTTGGTCAGTGGTCGATCGGAGAGTTCTCATAAAAGTGGGGTCAGCATAGCACTTCAAAACATTGACCACAAGAAACTTTTATGTTTTTCGGTCTGCCATTGAACTCGCAGTCTTCCATCCTGCCTGTGGCGGCGATCAGTTTTAGGCAGGTTGTGCAGCGGTTTTCTCCTATGGCTGGGCGCAAACAGCGGATCGAAGTGCCTTTTCCTAAAAGGGCGTCCAGACTCCGGCTTTGGTGCACCTCTTTGACGTTCCGCTCTACCTCCCGAACTTCTGCCGCCCTTGCATTTGGCTCATCATGCGTTGCTGGGCTTTGATGCCGCCGCCTGAGCCCATGGTTTTGAACATCTTTCGCATCTGGCCGTATTGGCGGAGGAGGTTGTTGACGTCCTGCACTGTGGTGCCGGAGCCTGCGGCGATGCGCTTGCGGCGGCTGCCGTTGATCAGCTCGTGGTTCTGGCGCTCTTTGTTCGTCATCGAGTTGATGATGGATTCGACGCGGGTGAACTGGCCTTCGTCCACGTTTTCGACGGCCTGCTGCATGCCCGCGAAGGGGCCGACCGAGGGTAGCATCTTGAGGATGGACTTCATGCTGCCCATCTTTTTAATTTGACGGAGCTGCTCGCGGAAGTCGTCGAGCGAGAAGCCGTCGCCGGAGAGGGCCTTTTTGGCGAACTGCTCGGCTTTACCGCGGTCGAGGGTTGATTCAGCGCGTTCGAGCAGGGTGGCGATGTCGCCGTGGCCCATGATGCGGCTGACGATGCGGTCGGGGTGGAAGGGCTCGAAGGCGTCGGGCTTTTCGCCGGTGCCGAGGAACTTGATGGGCGCGCCGGTGACGTGGCGGATGGAGAGAGCAGCGCCGCCGCGAGCGTCTCCGTCCATCTTGGTGAGGATGGCTCCGGTGATGGTGAGATGGTCGTTGAAGGCTTTGGCGGAGTTGACGGCGTCCTGGCCGGTCATGGCGTCGGCGACGAAGAGGATCTCGCTGGGGTTGAGTAGCTTTTTGAGCATGGCCATCTCGGCCATGAGAGCGTCGTCGATGTGGTTGCGGCCAGCGGTGTCGACGATGAGGATGTCGCAGCCGTAGTTGGCGGCTTCGCGCTTGGCCTCTTTGGCGAGGCGTTCAACGAGTTTGGAGTCTGCTGGCTCGCCCTTGGTGTCGCCTTTGTAGAGCTGCGCGTTGATGGAGGTGGCGACGATGGCGAGCTGCTCGCGGGCGGCGGGGCGATAGACGTCGACCGAGACGAGCATGGGTCGGTGACCTGCTTTTTTCAGCCACTGGGCGAGCTTGCCGGAGGTCGTGGTTTTACCGGAGCCTTGCAGGCCAGCCATGAGGATGACCGACGGCGGCTGCGAAGACTTCTGGAAGCGGGCGGTGTCCTTGCCGAGGACGTTGACGAGCTCGTCGTGAACGATTTTGACGATCTGTTCGGAGGGAGAGAGGGCGGTGGCGACTTGCTCGCCGAGGGCGCGGGCGCGGATGTGCTCGATGAGTTCGGTGACGACGTTGAGGTTGACGTCGGACTCGAGCAGGGCGAGGCGGATCTCGCGGAGGGCGTCGGAGATGTTCTCTTCGGTGATGGTGCCCTGGCCGCGGAGGTTCTTAAAGGAGCGCTGGAGTTTGTCGCTTAGATTTTCAAACATGACTGTGACTCAGTTTATCAGTGTGGGATGGTCAACAGGATGGCAGGGTTGCAGGCGGCCGAATCGTGCGGCGAAGTGACCTCGAATCACGCAAAGGTGGTAGGGCGGCACTGCTTCGGGAGATAAATTTACAAGGGAAGTTGGATATGATCGGAAAATGATCATCGGCCCACAAGGCTGTGGCGCATGCAAGGATGGCGTTCACGAGCCGTTTCCGTTCAGTATGGCTTTTCAGCCAATTGTGCAGGTAGATACGAGACGCGTCTTTGCTTACGAAGCATTAGTTCGAGGCCCGAATGACGAACCCGCGAGTACGATCTTCGGGCAATTAACAGACGAGAACAGGTATAGCTTCGACCAGAGCTGCCGGGTCAAAGCGATCACGCTTGCGCGCCGGTTGAACCTGGCGGAGACGGGCGCGGCGCTTTCGATCAATTTTATTCCGGGAGCCGTGTATAGTCCGGTGGCTTGCATTCAACTTACGTTGAAGACCGCGCAGAGTGTCGGATTTCCATTGGATCGACTGATCTTCGAGATTACGGAGGTCGAGAAGATAGCTGACCGGAAGCATTTGCTGGGTATTGTGAACGAGTACCGCCGGCACGGCTTCAGGGTGGCGATTGATGATCTGGGCGCTGGTTATTCGGGCTTGAACGTGCTGGCAGATGTGCCGGTAGAGATCGTGAAGCTGGATATGGATTTGACTCGGAATCTGGACAGGCGGCCAGTGGCCATGGCAATTGTGCGGTCGATGGTGGAACTGTGCCGCACTCTCAATATAGAGTTCATTGCCGAGGGTGTGGAGACGATCTCGGAGTTCGCGGCGCTGCAGGATTGTGGCGTGAACCTGATCCAGGGTTATTTCGTCGCCAGGCCTGCCTTTGAGGCGTTGCCGGAGTTTTCGCTGCCAGAGGATGGCCCCGGTCCTATGGGCGCTTCTCATGAGCAGACGGTGAGGTAGCGAGCGGTAGGGTGATGCGGGTAGAGAGTTGGCGCGGTTGGCAAGTGCCGGGGTGGGTGCTAGCGAGGTGGATACCGTGCTTTTTAAATCAAAGACTTGCGCAGTGGGAACGCCGATAATCGAGTTCTATGCGGGATACGACCCAGAACTCAGGAAACGTGCGGGTTATGCAGGAGTTTATCGCGTACCTGCGCGTGGAGAAGGGGCTGCGCCCGGCCAGTTGTGAGGCGTATCAGGTCGATCTGGAGCAGTTCGCGGAGCATGTCGAGGGGCGGAATGGGGTGCTGGTGTCGGCGGTGCAGGCCGATGTGAGCGCGTTTATGGAAGGGCTGCGCGGGCATGGAGTCGAGTCGCGGTCGATTGCGCGGAAGCTGAGCGCTCTGCGGGGGTTTTATCGCTGGCTGCTTATGGATAAGCGGATCGACCATGATCCTACGGTCAATATTGAGACTCCGTCGAGCGGGAAGGTGCTACCGAAGTCCCTTGCCGAGGGTGAAGTGGGCGAGATGCTGGAGCGCACCGGCGTGGCTGCGCGGGCGGCGGATGCGGATGGTCTGGCGCTGCGCGACCATGCGATTCTGGAGCTGCTTTATGCGGGTGGATTGAGGGTTGGGGAGATCTGCTCGCTGCATGTGGAGGATTTGCATTTAGATCAGGCTCGGGCGCAGGTAAGAGGCAAGGGTGATAAGGAGAGGATAGTTCCTCTGGGTCGGAGTGCAGTGGAAGCGCTGGAGCGGTATCTGTCGCTGGGGCGGCCTGGTTTGGTGCGTGGGATGCAGCGAACCCTGTTTCTCAGTGTGCGCGGGAATGCGTTGACGCGGCAGTGGGTTTGGGAGATGGTGAAGAGCGCTTCGGGGACAGGGACGAAGGCGAGTCCGCATATGCTTCGGCATAGTTGCGCGACACACATGGTCGAGCATGGTGCGGATTTGAGGAGCGTGCAGACGCTGCTCGGCCATGCGGATATTGCGACCACCCAGGTTTATACGCATGTGGCGCTGGGGCATCTGAAGGCGGTGCATCGGGCGCATCATCCGCGCGGGAAGAAGAGGTTGAGAGTTGATGCCTAAACTTCAGTCTAAGACGCTGATTTGGATTTGGGCAATCTCTGGTTGTCTGGCTGCACTTTCAGTTTTGGCATGGATGGGTATCTGTAGTGAAGGGCCTTGCGCTTGGTTTCTGGGTGTATTCGGGGTGATTGGATTTGCTGGGGGAGTTCTATCTGCGATGGTGTCGAATCTTCATGATCCGAATCCGGTACTTATCGTTCTTTTCAATTGGATTCTTTTTGCTCTAGTGGCTATCGCCATTGCTAAGTTTAGAAAGCGCCGCAAAGGAGCGCCGATTGCGTGAGGACAGACAGCTTCAGTTTCGATGGACTGGCTGACGGTTTTCTCGCGATGCTCGCGAATGAGCGCGGAGCGTCGGAGCATACGGTGCGAGCTTATGCGCGTGAGGTGCGTGGGTTTGCGGCTTATTTGAATGAGACGCTGGGGAAGGATGCGCGGATTGATGCGGTGGAGCATCTGCATATTCGGGCGTATCTTGGCGTGCTGTACGAGCGCGGGCTGACGAAGGCGAGCGCGGCGCGGGCGCTGGCGGCGATTCGAAGCTGGTTCAAATGGCTGGCGAAGGAAGGGAAGGTCGCGCAGAATCCAGCGTTGCTGGTGAGTACACCGAAGCGTCCACTGCATTTGCCCCGGGTGCCGAGCATGGAAGAGGTGAACCGGGTGCTGGAT from Edaphobacter paludis includes:
- a CDS encoding class I SAM-dependent methyltransferase, which produces MDHLKDWFVDGTRDWWGVRPPSPNQRQNRSDLWVVNAVMTLHHVRPSYCEELRLERAHFSGKRVLEVGSGPLAPILQFSGCIRHCLDPLVNMYMAAGWPLYDYDAKFVSMGGERMPYPDAYFDSVISVNALDHVDDFGQVASEMHRVVKPGGSIDFEVEYHAPTVPEPIEMTDEKVLEAFHGFELKPVISRTGHEMFETLASRFDLIPNQFERFGKERFVTWHGIKI
- a CDS encoding EAL domain-containing protein — translated: MIIGPQGCGACKDGVHEPFPFSMAFQPIVQVDTRRVFAYEALVRGPNDEPASTIFGQLTDENRYSFDQSCRVKAITLARRLNLAETGAALSINFIPGAVYSPVACIQLTLKTAQSVGFPLDRLIFEITEVEKIADRKHLLGIVNEYRRHGFRVAIDDLGAGYSGLNVLADVPVEIVKLDMDLTRNLDRRPVAMAIVRSMVELCRTLNIEFIAEGVETISEFAALQDCGVNLIQGYFVARPAFEALPEFSLPEDGPGPMGASHEQTVR
- a CDS encoding COX15/CtaA family protein, whose product is MATVAAMAGKRIPKALVGYAWLVVAYNVLVILWGAVVRATGSGAGCGDNWPLCNGDYFPHHPRLATVIEFAHRSMTGVSTILVIGLVVWTFYAAMRGHRARRAVVASAILLVTEALLGAVLVLGKFVGNNISTARVVMQSIHFTNTLLFLGSLALTAWWLGDADDSAGQNHAMESNSKDRSLFWPAWVTIIATIVVGATGSVAALADTLFPSPSLLAGFASDFAQNSPLLVRMRWVHPAAALIGFFCVIWLVMKVRSRLAWIVAGLLCLQFVLGIADVLLLAPTWIQIVHLLGADLYWVALVCLAAEALWGARNKVFSA
- the ffh gene encoding signal recognition particle protein; its protein translation is MFENLSDKLQRSFKNLRGQGTITEENISDALREIRLALLESDVNLNVVTELIEHIRARALGEQVATALSPSEQIVKIVHDELVNVLGKDTARFQKSSQPPSVILMAGLQGSGKTTTSGKLAQWLKKAGHRPMLVSVDVYRPAAREQLAIVATSINAQLYKGDTKGEPADSKLVERLAKEAKREAANYGCDILIVDTAGRNHIDDALMAEMAMLKKLLNPSEILFVADAMTGQDAVNSAKAFNDHLTITGAILTKMDGDARGGAALSIRHVTGAPIKFLGTGEKPDAFEPFHPDRIVSRIMGHGDIATLLERAESTLDRGKAEQFAKKALSGDGFSLDDFREQLRQIKKMGSMKSILKMLPSVGPFAGMQQAVENVDEGQFTRVESIINSMTNKERQNHELINGSRRKRIAAGSGTTVQDVNNLLRQYGQMRKMFKTMGSGGGIKAQQRMMSQMQGRQKFGR
- a CDS encoding sodium:solute symporter family protein, whose protein sequence is MTKLAPVDILILALYFALVVFIGFYAKGKANTSEDFFLAGREMTAWIAGLSFVSANLGSLELMGWAGAAYQYGILAMHWYWIGAIPAMLFLGIVMMPFYYISKTHSVPGYLQLRFGEPARGLSAISFGIMTILMSGVNMYAMAVVMQTVLGWNISFSIWVGAATVALYVMLGGLRSAIINEVLQFVLIWAGAAMIPILGLIEAGGWTNLKAQIAVNVGRSDYTHLWSTLGHFKDNPMGVHWTGIVFGLGFVISFGYWTTDFLVVQRVLSANNLRAAKMAPVIGAAFKMAVPFIVIVPGLLALAVLKNPDGSVMHLVPASIAQVTGQHSYDDVLPLMLIRYCGPGLLGLGITALVAGFMSGMAGNVSAFSTVWTYDIYGAFINKKASDKHYVAMGRWSTVIGMLVSVATAYLVMNAASIMDYVQALFTFFIAPLFGTVVLGMLWKRATHAGGFCGLLAGTVSSIGMFVWTHSDPGALRYIALSADAKPMAENLYRGLWSWLICVSVTVIVSLVTKPVPVEQLGGLVYGVTPIPDDGSKTLWQKPIFWAIVVITIFFILNLMLW
- a CDS encoding site-specific tyrosine recombinase — protein: MRDTTQNSGNVRVMQEFIAYLRVEKGLRPASCEAYQVDLEQFAEHVEGRNGVLVSAVQADVSAFMEGLRGHGVESRSIARKLSALRGFYRWLLMDKRIDHDPTVNIETPSSGKVLPKSLAEGEVGEMLERTGVAARAADADGLALRDHAILELLYAGGLRVGEICSLHVEDLHLDQARAQVRGKGDKERIVPLGRSAVEALERYLSLGRPGLVRGMQRTLFLSVRGNALTRQWVWEMVKSASGTGTKASPHMLRHSCATHMVEHGADLRSVQTLLGHADIATTQVYTHVALGHLKAVHRAHHPRGKKRLRVDA
- a CDS encoding thioredoxin domain-containing protein → MPTHAMRLHEWGTRHPAAGDLIEWFGAGFDGGTMGIIRTCKSCGQKNRTGAGHLADKGRCGACKADLGPVDEPIAVTTAEFDEIVQGAKVPVLVDFWAAWCGPCRAAAPEVARTAKDMAGRGVVLKVDTEKEQGLAARYRVQGIPNFMVFAGGKAVRQQAGLVGHEVMEGWMREAAG